Genomic segment of Candidatus Dependentiae bacterium:
CAGCCGTTAGCTGTTTGAGTCATAAATGACTCTTGGTTGCCTTTCAAGATTTCAACATTCTCTGCCTGGCTTACACCCGCGATAATTGTTTTGTGAGTGTCTTTTAGCTGTAGATATTCTGCTTCAGAGACTACAACCGTCAGATTGTTCAGTGGTGTTTTAAGTGAGAGAGAATGTTCGCTTTTGAGCTTTCTAACGGCACCAACTACAGCAACAACGATGTCGATACTTGTGGTAATTTCGCCTACAACATATCCGGTGAGTTGTGATTCTTGCCAGGTGTGATTATGGATTGATGGGATGTTTTCTGTTGCGCGGAATAATTCTTGATAGAGCGAGTCGGTAACGTGCGGGATAATTGGTGCAAACATTTTGAGCATATGCAGGCCAACCACGTAGAGAGTCTTTTTTGTTTCTGCAAGAAGTTCAGTTGAATAATTTTCAGGTTTCCAGAAGCGATTTTTTACTAGCTCGAGATAGTTGTCGCAATAAATGTTCCACAAAAATTTTTCTGCAACTTCAAGTGCATGGTGATAGTCGTAGACGTCAAATGCTTTGACATACTCTTGGTACGTTGAGCATAAGTTTTGGAGTAACCAGTAATTGAGCGGATCTTGTGCATTTACATTTTCAATCGAGCATGATGCGCCCACAAGATGTTCTTGGCTAAACTTGAATGCGTTCCAAAGCTTGGTAACTAAGCGGCGGCCAATTTTGAGTTGATCTTCGTTAAACAAAATATCGGTTCCAAGTTTTCCGCTTGCAGCCCAATATCTAATTGCATCAGAGGAATAGGTTGCCATGAGGTTAATTGGGTCAAGAAGAGCATTTCCTTTTGATTTGGAAAATTTTTCACCTTTACCGGCAAGTGCATGCCCAGAAATGACAATTTCATTCCATGGAATTGTGCCATGATGGTAATGCGATTTTACAATTGTGCCAAAAGCCCAGGTACGAATAATATCGTGAGCTTGCGGACGCATGCTCATTGGCAATGAAATAGGGTGATTTTTTGGCCACTGAGCATTGATTTCCGGACATGACGCAGACGTTGCCCAGGTATCCATGACATCGCTTTCGCCTTTCAAGTTAGCAGATGAGCACGCAGGACAGGTCTTTCCAGGATAAGCTTTTTCTTGTGGGTCGATAGGAAGCATGTCTGCAGTTGCAACAATAATATGTTTGCAATCTTGGCAGTGCCAGACAGGAAATGGAACACCAAAGAAACGTTGTCTTGAGATACACCAATCCCATGAAAGGTTTGTTACCCAGTCGATGTAGCGAGCCTTCATGAATGCTGGTTTCCATTCGATTTCATCGGCGCGCTGTAAAAATTCTTGTTTGTGCGAAAGTAGTTCAATAAACCATTGGTTGAGTACGATGTATTCGATTTCTTTTTTGCAGCGTTCGTCAACTTGCACACGATGCATGATTTTTTTTTGTTCAGTGATGCAGCCAGCTTCTTTGAGGAGTTCTAAAATTTTAGCGCGAGCATCATGAACCTTAAGTCCAGCCAATGGGCCGGTAATTTCGGTCCATTTGCCATCAAATCCTACGCTTTGAATAAATGGTAATTTGTGTTCTTTAAACCACAGGATATCGGTTTGATCTCCAAAGGTGCAGCACATTACAAGGCCGGTTCCTTTTTCGATATCAACGTGTGTTGAGGGCAAAATGGGCACTTCTTTTCCATAAATTGGCGAGATGGCATTTTTACCCGCAAGATGTTGGTATCTGGAGTCTTCTGGGTTGTAAAAAACAGCTACGCATGAGGCGAGTAATTCTGGGCGAGTTGTTGCGATGTGCAGATCTTGTCCTGAGGTTGTTTTAAAGATGATGGTCGAAAACAGCGTTTCAACTTCAATTGATTCTAATAAAATTTGTGCAATTGTTGTTTGGCACGAGGTGCAATAAAGCGCCGGCTCGAATTTTCGGTAAATATGGCCGTTGTTGTACAAATCGACGAATGAATACTGTGAAACTCTGGTA
This window contains:
- a CDS encoding valine--tRNA ligase, whose protein sequence is MKRGSICMDTNKYNELQAELAIQKLWEQEKIYHFDPEQKDNQFTIDTPPPTISGKLHIGHIFSYTQTDLIARFRRMQGKNVFYPMGYDDNGLPTELYVEKKNNVSGRRMGRADFIKLCLQETAAAHTTFKDIWMRMGLSINWEHTYSTISPEATRVSQYSFVDLYNNGHIYRKFEPALYCTSCQTTIAQILLESIEVETLFSTIIFKTTSGQDLHIATTRPELLASCVAVFYNPEDSRYQHLAGKNAISPIYGKEVPILPSTHVDIEKGTGLVMCCTFGDQTDILWFKEHKLPFIQSVGFDGKWTEITGPLAGLKVHDARAKILELLKEAGCITEQKKIMHRVQVDERCKKEIEYIVLNQWFIELLSHKQEFLQRADEIEWKPAFMKARYIDWVTNLSWDWCISRQRFFGVPFPVWHCQDCKHIIVATADMLPIDPQEKAYPGKTCPACSSANLKGESDVMDTWATSASCPEINAQWPKNHPISLPMSMRPQAHDIIRTWAFGTIVKSHYHHGTIPWNEIVISGHALAGKGEKFSKSKGNALLDPINLMATYSSDAIRYWAASGKLGTDILFNEDQLKIGRRLVTKLWNAFKFSQEHLVGASCSIENVNAQDPLNYWLLQNLCSTYQEYVKAFDVYDYHHALEVAEKFLWNIYCDNYLELVKNRFWKPENYSTELLAETKKTLYVVGLHMLKMFAPIIPHVTDSLYQELFRATENIPSIHNHTWQESQLTGYVVGEITTSIDIVVAVVGAVRKLKSEHSLSLKTPLNNLTVVVSEAEYLQLKDTHKTIIAGVSQAENVEILKGNQESFMTQTANGWIALVKI